From a single Candoia aspera isolate rCanAsp1 chromosome 2, rCanAsp1.hap2, whole genome shotgun sequence genomic region:
- the LOC134489071 gene encoding zinc finger protein 239-like — protein sequence MIRQGDGTEKPAIQVDLGRHERNQSNNWNTESSSSIDAQMPDFLDQQGKIKKKYIGKSLRLFKDKLDVNEHYPTQTKDYICQDNGKNYNWTFTLSRENGSLTYGKKIHPEEKPYKCTECGKSFTCRSKLTLHKWIHTVEKPYKCTACGKGFAQKYNFNSHKRIHTGEKPYQCMECGKTFIHSGQLTCHKRIHTGDMPYKCMECGKGFSQLRNLTSHKRIHTGEKPYKCMDCGKTFIQSGQLTHHKRIHTGEKPYKCIECGKGFSENGSLMRHKRIHTGEKPYKCPECGKSFRTSGYLTYHKRIHTEKKPVRNNQENENESDSSVLMLQTMKQEGRYLEISGDQNKIL from the exons ATGATCAGGCAGGGAGATGGGACAGAGAAGCCTGCAATTCAAGTGGACCTAGGAAGGCATGAGAGAAACCAATCAAATAATTGGAATACGGAAAGCTCATCTTCCATCGATGCTCAGATGCCAGACTTTCTCGACcagcaaggaaaaataaagaaaaaatatattgggaAAAGTTTAAGACTATTCAAAGACAAATTAGATGTAAATGAACACTATCCAACCCAAACCAAAGATTATATATGCCAAGacaatggaaaaaattacaattggACTTTCACTCTTTCTCGTGAAAACGGGTCCCTTACATATGGTAAAAAGATCCACCCAgaggagaagccatataagtgcacggagtgtggaaagtCGTTTACTTGTAGGAGTAAACTTACTCTCCATAAATGGATCCACACAgtagagaagccatataaatgcactgcgtgtggaaagggctttgctcagaagtataattttaattcccataaaaggatccacactggggagaagccatatcaatgtatggagtgtggaaagacctttattcacaGCGGCcaacttacttgccataaaaggatccacaccggGGACatgccatataaatgcatggagtgtgggaagggcTTTAGCCAACTCAgaaatcttacttcccataaaaggatccacacaggggagaagccatataaatgcatggactgtggaaagacctttattcagagcGGTCAACTTACtcaccataaaaggatccacacaggagagaagccatataaatgcatagagtgtggaaagggcttcagtgaaaatgggtcccttatgagacataaaaggatccacacaggggagaaaccatataaatgtccagagtgtggaaagagcttcagaacaAGTGGCTACCTTACttaccataaaaggatccacacagaaAAGAAACCAG TTAGGAATAATcaggagaatgagaatgaaagTGACTCCAGTGTGCTGATGTTGCAAACGATGAAGCAAGAAGGGAGATATTTGGAAATCAGTGGGGACCAAAATAAAATCCTATGA